TAAGAAGATAAGCGAcccttaatttttcttttagcttGCCTGAGAATGCTTGTCGATCACCCATTGGGACGTTCGGCTAATCTTTCTGAAGCTTGACAAACTCTTTCAAACACTTTTTGATCTGCAAAAAATCTGCAACCAGTATCTCGCTACTTCCCAGTCTCTTTTGGCTTAAGtttctaaaccaatcaaaaatttCGCTTTGATTCGCTCGTAGATGATCTAGTCAAACCTTTCTCTGTGTTTTCCGTTGATTATCCTTTCCTGGTTGTTCCGACTAAAGCAGAACCCACGAAGTCGGTCATTCGGTTCTTGAAAGTTAATAGGACTTGGCTTGTTGCTCTACGTAATTATaagctgttgtttttttaaacattaataAAAGTTATCACGAGAAGTTCGAAACTTAAGAACCTGATTTGATTCGAAACTGAGAATGCTAAGTCGTCAGCTCTCTATTATCCTTATAACATACGCAGAATTAGAAATATTTCTGTCGTTCAGTCGCTGAATCGTTAATTCATGCTTTTTCAGCCGGTAGAAAAGATTCTTGTAACATCCCGAATTCACACATCATGCAACTCCAACGGATACAGAATGCCACAGTTCCATTGGTCACAGGGACACCAAGATTCTGCCATCTTACACCATTGCTTTTCCACCTTTATTGGCTCCCGATCAGTTACCGTATATTAAAAATTTACTGAAGATTCTACTCTTGACCTTTAAGTGCTTGTATGGCTTACCTCCTAattatttgattgatttaaTCAGAATCAAAAAGCAATCTAGGTACTCTCTTAGCTTAAACGAGTTTTTATTGCCTCAGTTACTTAAAACccgtcaggagccgatgagcaggagcacgcaactccactacattcacgacgttttcatagaccgatttatttttagatcgaatttcccgaGAATGAGACTCCCgagggagtgccatgaccaatcacaggaaCCTAATTGACGTTACTGCGTCGCTGGACCAGAACTTCCTTTcttaaacaaaagcaaaggtattctaaaaatagatcagtctgtaaaaaggccgtgacataggcttagtatgggagttgcatgctcctactcattggctcctggACCCGTACAACCCTTGGTGATCGTGCATTCCAGTCAGGTGCACCTTATGTCTGGAAGGCATTACCTTCAACAATTCGCAACAAAGAGACATTGGACAATTTCAAGACTGCTGCTGTTCAGacttattttttaaaatttagctttCAAATACATTTTTATTCATGTCTtattttttaagtatttttaACTAGGCAATAGATGACTTTATAGTGTATCTGTCAACACAATTTTGCCGTAACAATGTTATGAAGCGCAACTGAATATATCCATTTATAATATAGATGGGACcctacgcgcgctctgattggtcaaaaacccatgttttatcagagtataaaacatagacaAAGCATGcctttattgtttttcgccacagTACCTCTCTATCAttaagcaaatgaagaagcctatgCCGTGTATTACACAGTaataaaacactccggacatttaagaacactcgagaaaagtggaaaacaattctttcctacatttccttcgtgttctcaaatgcacgacgtcgtgttttatcacagagTAATACACGGCTtgggcttctttatttgttaaatagagaTCTGGGGTATAAAATgtagattattattattatgcagcagtaaaaacgatctgtatgctatacagttacagttattattattattattattattattattgttgttattgctaTGCGCTGACGTTAAGATGGAGCCGGTTCTCCAAGAAGTTACTGGGGAAGTGCTGCAGAGGGGCGCCAACAAGGCCCCCTGACGCGCGTCTCGATATCCGTGCGTGGAGCTCCTGGGCGAGAGAACAGTCTGCGTTCTTCGATGTCAGGGTAGTTAGGGTATGCCACCCTAACGCAGACTCATAATTTTAAGAGTCTCACCCCGGAGCAGATCTTCAAGCTACACGTGAATGACATAAAGCGCCTTTACTCGTCTAGAGTTCTTGAGGTAGAACGGGACACATTCACACCTTTGGTTTTTACTACCACTGGAGGCATGTTTAAGGAATGTCAACCGACGTTCGCACAGTCGACTCGCCGAGCTACTGGCAGTCAAGAAACAGGAGAGTTACGCTTCCACTATCGCATGGATTCGGACTCGAGTCTCATTGCCATTTTGAGGTCCGCATTGGTTTGCCTGCGAGGCTCGCGTTCTAGGAGGAGAACTTCTCCAAATATAAAGGAGACTGATCTAGAACTAGAAGTCTCGGTCGCATGCAGAGCTCGAGTTAGCAGCCGtcagttggggaggagcgttacgtgacgaccctaataacgacTGCCAAGGAGACTACATTTTACTACgaggtttttcaaaaaatgttgtcgagtcaaaacaagtcagTGGGGGGGGGCACAGGGGGGCGGGAACCCGGAAGAATAGAGGGCGCTCAAAACTAGGGGGTCTGGGGGCGTGCTCCccagaaaataattttgaaatttagggTCGCAGAAATCTGCGaaggaaaatctttcaaaaatcCTACCAATTTCTCAAGTACGCCCGTGCGTATTTGAGTAAAAGACGCTACGCCCCTGAATTGGTGTCACTGGGAAAACTTGATATAGAAATCAGCTGAAAATCGTCTGCATCTCTCCCTAGTCTTACAGAACTTTTACCgcttactgtactttgcgaaacgaaacgaaatggaacgaaacgaaatgaaaatctgtagtatgcgaaatgaaaatctgtagatTGCGAAATGAATATCTGTGGTTTGCGAAacgagaatctgtagtttgcaaaataaacgttttctttctcgctgcgtctactcggatattctaGACAAAACTGAATTCCTCCCAAAAaagccgtttcgccttgcgcggaaggCGTTACGTTTTTGTTGCCACGTATTTTCTTTTCgctccatttcgtttcgtttggtttcgtttcgcaaagtacagtaagccAACTTTTACCTACTAGAATAAACTAGAAGGCCGCACATACATGAATGTCATGCCGTGAAGACGTTAATGGAGGTTGCAAAACAACACCTTTCGCTTTATTCGTAGAAATTTTCCACAACACACGAACAACAATATGTTTCCTGTAAAAACCACCGTTTTATTTCCTCTTATATATCAGTTTTGACCATAACCGAAGGGAAACAAATTAGTCACCCTTTGACTTCGCTAACATTCCAGTGTCGTTGTTGACCATACCAAATTTAGTTCTAGCGTTTAGACAGGACATTTTTAACCTAAATCAGCCCACTGATGAGTCAAGAAGAATCTACTAAGAGTAGAATTACTAGCAGAAGAGGATCTACAATTCAAAATTCACCCCTTCGGAACGAGTTCACCTTTCGCTTTATTCGTAGAAATTGTCCACAACACAGGAACAACAATACGTTTCCTGTAAAAACAACGTTCTATTTCTTATAAGTGATGTTTTGACCATTACCCATAGAAAACAAATTAGTCACCCTTAATTCGTTTACTTCAATAACATTCCAGTGCAGTTGTTGACAATACCATTAAAATTTAGTTCTAGCGTTTAGACAGGACATACTTCACCTTAATCAGCCCATGAGTCAAGAAGAATCTACTGAGAATAGAATAAGCAGAAGAGGATCAGGCCCGTAaacaggattttatgtgggggggtgctaacgaggccaaagtggaccaaactactgaaatggatttctagttctaaagaaactgtgatgctgcgtcggtgggggagatcaaaacaaaagtttggttttattaaacgagttgataaatgttgaattgccaccgtgaaagatttagaaaactgacgtttcgagcgttagcccgtcagagcgaagggctttattttatttaatttttttaatggagactagtgacttttgtaactttttctttgaattttttaaatttttttaacattttttttgttttattagtttcGCCAACTTAACATTAAATCAactaacacacacacacacggaaaataaagacataaatgaTACAATACAGGCAGGGACTCCGCGACCCGGCCGCTCCGCGACACAATGTGTGGGTTCACAGCTCGGTTGatggagcatcgcaccggtgtgGGGGAGGTCACCGGTTCGGATCCCCTTGAAGcgctgatattttcaggcttcttccttccacttgcttaaattcgaaaatttactgtgacgatcactcttcactttcatctacaactgcatatttctcaatatatatatattatttattatttctaaaatcttgtagttcttgtatttaggctattaattaaattgtgcgatttcaaaatggatctaaTAAAGGGCCGTGTAATTTTCGTCTGATCTCGTAATTGTGATTTCAATTCGAACTCGCGTTGCGCGCTtgttcgattttgaaatcacgcgtatgatttgagaccaaattgcactccactcagttcagttaccgttataaattttacacctttcCTACGCAGGACTTAGTTATATCCTGCGCTTATTTCTTGTGGGTTTTTTGCTGTTCAAACCcatactggaacgtgcttttgtactataactttatgtataaaaccagttccctttagacatcttgttataatccctgatgaagtctgtttgaacagacgaaaccgttcggagaataaacaaagttaacgaGATCAGTTGTtatgtgctgctcactagtctccattaaaaaaaaaattaaaagaaagtaaaaaaatcattgaaaaaaattcattaaaagaaaaaaattaaaaaattgtcaacCAAAAACTAATGTTGCATCTTCGGGCCTTCATGCGCTTGCACAATACTACCAGACGCGTTAGcatacgtgtctgacaaatatcgtgagatcgctcccttgtcatGGGCTCGCTCGTCTAAAcatccgtgcaaagcgtgcgcacgttaatttcattattcatttagatgAGCTCGGACATCTCTGCACTAATTGTTCtgaatggctcgggctactagagtgcagctgcttttagtttcccagtgaatatattactgctttttccattctttgagTTTGCTTAaatatcactgttaagttttaaacttcagtttaaccggctACACTCtttaacttggatattgagtatcaaaaggcggacctttggggcctgtgggggggtgcgaacgcatcTGCTGAAAAAATATCACTGTTTTAATTTACTTTCTGTTTAGTTGCTCATTTGTATGTCTTTAACAGCACTTTGAACTTAAGAAATTCAGTTATAAAGAGAAATAGCTGAACGACCAAAAGATATCATTATATTTCGCTTCAAAGCAGCGGGATACCAAGACATAGGTATGCAAATTCTCTATCACAACTGATAGGTTTTCTTAAATGCTAATGATGATGCGGCACGCTCTTGAAGAAGgtcgtgccgtcctctgcaaaacaatatcgagaaattaccacatttaccgttctgatgaacacttgagcatacaaccgttaatttAGTtccgtgtatttactttgacagcgctcagactaatccagttgtaGGGTTCTtggttaacattgtaaaatgcaaacaagatgggacaatcgcaAAATactcacagttgcgcaagtgtttattttcaagagacgtttttcttgccgacTCTGTTATCATTGCTTTTCTAAAACTCCCTCTTGTCTAGCTCGGAGCTGATGATAAGTATTCAACGAGCCTCACGCGAAACCCAAAAcatcgatcatttttcagtttatttttacAGCTAAATGAGTTTTTGACACTACTTTTCAAGTTGTGTGCTATATACTAAGACAATTATTCACTTCGGTGTCGGTGGAAGAggtggatatttaccttgcCACTTCGCGTGtgggcaaatatccaccacttttcaCCTCTACCTCAGTGGATAATTTTTAAATAGGGCAAAAAGaatgaactgaaactaaatTTCAAAGTAGTCGGATACCCAGACAGAATTGGCCAACTATAGCTATGCCGATTCTCTGTCCCAAAAGGTTTTCTTGAATGCAATGATGATTCATTCAGTGTGTCACACATCTCCAAGCAATTCAAGAAAATTTTCTCGTTTTGCCGATGATGTCGTGTCATAAAATGAGCATATCGCCTCGAAGCTCGTCCATAAAGTTCATGCATTTCACCAGCTCAGGGATATATAAAATTTCAGAATGCAATCTGCGTATAGATTTCTCGCACTGATCGTTCTCGCAGTTTTCTTGAACCATTATGCCGATGCGAACCAAACACCGCTTGCTGGCGGAGGCAGCGTGGTTTGCAATCTGATTCAAGACTCGCATGTCAACGCAGCTATAAAAAACTTGGAAACGAAGTTGGAAAATCTCATTGCACTGGTCAACAAGACATACCCTCTGCAACCCGCACCTTCACGTAAAAGTCTAAGTTTACTCATTTGAAGCATTGTTGACTTCAAGCATTCATTTGTTAAATTCTTACCTGTGTTTTGAATTTGCAGCTATTCCTGCTTCATCTTGCaacgaaatatttcaaaagcaaaGGTAAGTGCTTTGGCGACAGAGAAGTCCATTtcgaggaaaaaataaaaataaatgtaaaGCTCTCTTGGTAAGACTCCAATCCTTACCGTATTGTAAAAGCATCTGAAATTGTGTTGTCCTGTCCTATTGTGTCAAAGACAAGTGGATAATAATTCAAAAATGACGATAAGAGAAGCTAAGATAATGAGAGAAGCTAATGTTGTTCAAGCAAAAATTGTGTAACGTTTGTTTCCTTGTGCATTTCTTAAAGGGTGACCAAGAGCCAGGTGTACACGCTGATGCTTGGGTCAAGAAAGATTCCAGTTTATTGTCATATGGGAGACTTCGGATGCGGAAGTGGAGGATGGACTCCTGTTATGAAAACTGATGGCACAAAGGTAAAAGATGAAGGGGAAGTTTGCAAggcattttttatttagttttgacaaaatggtttcattttacttctttgtTAACTTCTCTAACGTGCTTCCGTTGTATTTCTTGGTATTTGCATTTCCACTTTGGAAAATAGTGTTTTAAACTAAGATGATGTGATTTGGCGATATGTCGTCCCAGTCATTAGAACGGGATAATTTTATCATGAAAGCCGCCTTAAAAAATTGAGTATTGTTTACAGAAAACCTTCCACTATTCCTCTCACTTCTGGAGCGACAGGAAGGTTTACAACTTTGCAGGAGGGACGACTGGCTTtgacaaaaaagaaaccaaattgCCATCTTATTGGGAGACACGCTTCTCAAAGATTTGTCTCGGAATGAGGACCGGCTCAACAACAAGATTCGTGGTCATTCGCCGAGGCGCCAACTCATTGTATACACTCATCGCTGACGGAAGATACCGAACTTTGTCACTGAGCCGTAACAAGTGGAAGTCTCTTATTGGTTCACAAGCCTCACTACAGAGGAATTGCAATAAAGAAGGCTTCAACGTTCTGGGTGGATACAAGCACTCAAAAGCAAGGATTGGCATCGTTGCAAACCAGCAAATCAGCTGTTCCAGTTGTGACTCTAGAATTGGATTTGGAACTGGAGGTTTACAGGACGACTCAAATACGTGTGGAAACGAGGCTACCCGTTCCACTGATAATGGCGATAAACACATCAAAACCATGGGCTATATCCTGGTTCAGTGATTTCCTTCTAACCTAACTTTCCAGGTGAAGACAAAACAAGAGTTCTACTTCCCGTATGTTATTGTTACTTCCCGTATGTTAATGTTCCCGTATGTTCTTGTTACTTCCCGTATGTTAATGCTCCCATATGTTCTTGATACTTCCCGTATGTTAATGTTCCCGTATGTTCTACTTCCCGTATGTTATTGTTACTTCAATTTCCGTATGTTATTGTTCCCGTATGTTCTACTTCCCGTATGTTATTGTCACTTCCCCTATGTTATTGTTCTCGTATGTTCTACTTCCCGTATGTCTAAGAGCACGAGCTCCAAGACatggtattttttttgtaaGGCTACGCATACTCTAGTCCACCACACAAGCATCCGCTATTAGCATTCCTATCTTTGTCCCCAAGAGATGTAGAACTGCAAGATATCAGAAATCTCTTTTATTAGAAAAGCTAGAATCTCGAACCCACTAACTGGAAGATTGGACTTAGCTATTGCTTCTCTCACTGGTTTCAAATCTCTTCTCTATGACTACTTCTCTCGTGTTGTCAAAATAAACCACAATCTGGACAATCCTCAAACTTCTAAAACCATCTGTTTAAAACTCCACTAGATTTCTTAACGTACCAAAACTGTGCTGCAtgtgaagtgtttttttttcctttcttacaTATGTTTTATTCCTAGGCGCGTAGTAATTGGATACTCAGCTGTTGCGAAGTCCCTGCCTAAGTTTATATATTGATTAtatgttcttctttttttcaggtGTTATGAAGGCAAAGCTAATAATGTAGTTCTGCATTGTTCCACAGTGTTAAACGTTTTAATAAATGAGCCTAAAATTATCTTCCTGGTGCgttgctgttttctttctaGATTCCTGTGATGTTTGACTTCTCATCGGCGaaaccaaaaataaataaataaataccgTTATAGTCTGGCGGAAACCAAGCTTGCTAGTCAACCTCTACTGACAAGTCTAACTACTTTTGTATCTGATAGATTGGGGTGGATTGCAGGGGCGTAGCGTGATAATGAAGGTGCACACGCACCAAGAATATATCGACCGCTGAGGGCGCTCAAAACTAGGGAGTCTAGGGGCGTGCTCCCCAGAAAATATGAAATTTAGGGTCtcagaaatgccatttccaaCAATTCTCGaaggacatttcaataaataaattttccGAAGGAAAATGCAGTAGTTAGTTGTTTATTTACCCATGTGTAGAGTTTAAGGCATGCTCCAACACAAACAGGGAGTTTACAAGAAAAGGAGACCTACTGTAGTTCCCTTGTTCACTTTTTCCGCACTTCTCAGGCTGTGGACTCAAAACGCAATACTTGAAGGTGCTGGCacaaaatctttaaaaaatcCTACCAATTTCACAAGTACGTCCGTGCGTATTTACGTAAAGGACGCTAAGCCCCTGAATTGTGTCACTGCGCAAACTGGATAATGAAATCAGCTGAAAATCGTCGGCATCT
This window of the Acropora muricata isolate sample 2 chromosome 14, ASM3666990v1, whole genome shotgun sequence genome carries:
- the LOC136899421 gene encoding uncharacterized skeletal organic matrix protein 5-like, producing MQSAYRFLALIVLAVFLNHYADANQTPLAGGGSVVCNLIQDSHVNAAIKNLETKLENLIALVNKTYPLQPAPSPIPASSCNEIFQKQRVTKSQVYTLMLGSRKIPVYCHMGDFGCGSGGWTPVMKTDGTKKTFHYSSHFWSDRKVYNFAGGTTGFDKKETKLPSYWETRFSKICLGMRTGSTTRFVVIRRGANSLYTLIADGRYRTLSLSRNKWKSLIGSQASLQRNCNKEGFNVLGGYKHSKARIGIVANQQISCSSCDSRIGFGTGGLQDDSNTCGNEATRSTDNGDKHIKTMGYILVQ